The Rathayibacter caricis DSM 15933 genomic sequence CCGAGATCCCGCAGAAGGTGCTCGCCCTCGGCTTCGACGGAGTGGTCTCGGCCGCCGGTGGGTTCGTCGAGCTCGACGGCGAGCTCGTCTCGCGGAGCACGATGCCGGCGGACGCGGTGCGCGAGATCGTCGACTTCTTCGAGGCGCACCGGATCGAGTACACGCTGCAGGCGCACGACGCCGTGTTCACGAGCGGCGGGCTCGCGGCGCGGGTCGCCGAGCTGCACGCGCGGCGGGGCGAGACGGTGGAGCCGGTCGTCGAGACGCCGCGCGGCCCGGTGCCGACCGAGGGGATCGCGAAGGCGACGTTCTTCGGCGACCACGACGACACCTTCGCGGTGGTGCGCGACGGCCTGGGCGAGCGCTTCCACGTGGTCACCGGCACCATCCCGTACCTCGGGCACGCGGGCGGCGAGGTGAGCCTGCCCGGCGTCGACAAGGGCGCGGCGCTCGTCGCGCTCGCCGAGCGGCTGGGGCGGGCGGTCGAGGACACCGTGGCGATCGGGGACAGCTCGAACGACGTCGAGATGATCACCGCCGCCGGGCTCGGGATCGCGATGGGCAACGCCACCGACGACGTCCTCGCGATCGCCGACGACGTGACGACGTCGGTGCACGAGGACGGCGTGCGGACGGCGTTCCTCCGTCACGGCCTGATCTGAGGCGGCCCCGATCCTGCAGGGCCGCCTCCGCGGATCAGGTGTACCAGGAGGGCTCGGGCACGTCGCCCAGCAGGGCGAAGACGCCCACCTCGCGTCGCTTGTACGCGATCGGATCGTGCAGCGAGTGGGTGCGGAGGTTCCTCCAGTAGAGGTCGAGTCCGACCGTGTTCGCGCTCGCGCGGGCGCCGGTCAGCTCGAAGACGCGGGTCGCCGTCTCGAGTCCGTCCTCGACGATGCGGGCCTTGGCCGCCGCGACGCGCACGGCGATCTCGCCGCGGCGGCGGGGAGTGAGCTCCTCGCGCGGGGCGTGCAGCACGGCCGACAGCTCGGCTCCGGTCGCGTCGATCAGCGCCTCGGCCGCCCAGAGCTTGGCCTGCAGATCGCCGTAGCCCTCGAGGAGGTACCACTCGTCGGTCGCGCGCTCCTTGTCGTCGCCGCCGTACGGCCAGGCGCGAGTGCGCTCGCGGGTGTACCGGGCGGCGTGCTCCAGCGCGCCCTGCGCGATGCCGAGGTAGAACTCGGCGAAGACCTGCTGGATCGTCGGCACGTTCAGCGAGTTGTAGACGAGCGGCTGGAACACGCGGTCGACGAAGCCGGCGGCGGCGGCCCACGGCACGCGCACGTCGCGGATCTCGACCGAGCCCGACTCCGTGAGGCGCTGGCCGAGGCTGTCCCAGTCGCGGCCGAAGACGATGCCGTCCTGCGCGGTCGGCACGATCGCGAAGACGTGCGTGTCCGTGCCCTCGAGGATCCCCTCGAGCACCGTCAGGTCGCTGACCACGCCTCCCGTCGAGAACGACTTGCGGCCAGAGAACACGAGCTCGTCGCCCTCCTCGCGGATCGAGAGGTCGGAGTCGCGCGGGTTCACGGCGCCGCCGTAGAGCAGGTTCCCCTCGGTGGCGAGCTGCTCGACGGCCGCGATCTGCTCAGGGGTGCCGACGAGTCGCGCCGCCCACGCCCAGAGGTAGTGGTAGCCGAGCAGCTGGCCGATCGAGCCGTCGGCGCGCGCGACGGTGCGGATCACGCGCAGCGCGGTGGTCCACTCCTGGCCGCCGCCGCCGTGCTCGCGCGGGCCGAGCAGGGTGACGAGCCCGGCATTCTTCAGCAGGGCCACCTCGGTGAAGGGCGCGGCTCCGGCGCGGTCGCGCTCGAGGGCGTTGACGGCGAGGACCGAGGCGACCTCGTCGGCACGGGCGATCCACTCCGCGGGAGAGGCGGGGCGCGGGGCGCCGGACCAGCGGTCGGTGAGCGGGTCGCCCAGCGCGGTGGCGCGCGCGGCGGGCTCGTGGCCGGTGGGCGGGGTGGTGGTGCCGGTGGGCGTGGGAGCGGAGGGGTGCTCACGGTGGTCCTCTCTCGAACGGTGCGGCGACTCTCGCAGCCGGGCGCGGCGGACGCACCGCGTGCGTCGGGCAGTGACGGCGTGTGACTCCGGGTGTCGTCGCGGGCGGTGGAGCGGCCGTGATGAATCGATGCGCTGCCGATTTTGACAATCGTTATCAATAGTCGCTACCGTGAAGTCACCCCGACCGTCCGACTCCGGACTCAGATTGGCTCTCCGTGACGACCCGCACCCGCACCCTCTCCGCTGCCGCCCTCGTCGGCGCCGCGGCCCTCGCCCTCTCGGCCTGCTCCGGCTCCGGCTCGGCGAGCGACGACTCCGGCCTCGTCTCGATCGTCGCCTCGACGAACGTGTACGGCGACCTCGCGCAGAGCGTCGGCGGCGACCTCGTCGAGGTGACGAGCATCATCGACAGC encodes the following:
- a CDS encoding HAD family hydrolase — protein: MTRSRLILLDIDGTLMDGGVVAPSAAEAVAGARRNGHLVLLATGRSRPEIPQKVLALGFDGVVSAAGGFVELDGELVSRSTMPADAVREIVDFFEAHRIEYTLQAHDAVFTSGGLAARVAELHARRGETVEPVVETPRGPVPTEGIAKATFFGDHDDTFAVVRDGLGERFHVVTGTIPYLGHAGGEVSLPGVDKGAALVALAERLGRAVEDTVAIGDSSNDVEMITAAGLGIAMGNATDDVLAIADDVTTSVHEDGVRTAFLRHGLI
- a CDS encoding acyl-CoA dehydrogenase family protein, whose translation is MGDPLTDRWSGAPRPASPAEWIARADEVASVLAVNALERDRAGAAPFTEVALLKNAGLVTLLGPREHGGGGQEWTTALRVIRTVARADGSIGQLLGYHYLWAWAARLVGTPEQIAAVEQLATEGNLLYGGAVNPRDSDLSIREEGDELVFSGRKSFSTGGVVSDLTVLEGILEGTDTHVFAIVPTAQDGIVFGRDWDSLGQRLTESGSVEIRDVRVPWAAAAGFVDRVFQPLVYNSLNVPTIQQVFAEFYLGIAQGALEHAARYTRERTRAWPYGGDDKERATDEWYLLEGYGDLQAKLWAAEALIDATGAELSAVLHAPREELTPRRRGEIAVRVAAAKARIVEDGLETATRVFELTGARASANTVGLDLYWRNLRTHSLHDPIAYKRREVGVFALLGDVPEPSWYT